Genomic DNA from Blastocatellia bacterium:
GGGTGAGGGCGATGTGCAATTGCGCGAAACGATTCAGCAGCTCACGCAAGCAGGTCATAAAAAGCTGCTCTTGAACCTCGCCAATGTGCCCTACGTGGATAGCGCCGGGCTTGGCGAGATGGTGCGCTCCTACACTACAGTGGCCCGAGACGGTGGCAAATTGAAATTGCTCAACCCAACGAAACGGCTTCAGGACCTGCTCACGATTACCAAGCTCATCACCGTCTTCGACCACTACGACTCGGAAGAGGAGGCGATTCAGAGTTTCCAGTCGGCTTGAGCGGGCGCTGCGGCGCTCATTCGCCGATGATCTGACAGATGACCCGGCGCCGGCGCGCGCTGGTGTCAAAGTCACACAACACAATCTGTTGCCATGTTCCCAGGAGCAACTTTTTGTTGACAAATGGGACGGACAACGAGGGGCCGATCAATGCAGCACGCAAATGGCTGTGCGCATTATCATCAATTCGATTATGGGCATAAGCAGGGTCCTCGGGTATGAGCCGCCGAAGCGTTTGCTTGAAGTCTGAGATAGCTCCCGACTCATACTCAATCGTGGTCAGGCCGGCTGTGGCGTGAGCCACAAAAATTGTTACCACTCCTGATGTAATGCGACTTGATTGAAGGATGCGTGCTACCTCGTCCGTGATGTCGCGAATATCATCGCGCCCGTTTGTGTTGAGTGAGAATTCTTTTGTTTCAACGACCATGAGCAGCATGCTAGCCAAGCTGATCAGAGATTGCAAGTGCATGATTTGGTGAACTCGCGCCCATGAATCGTTCAGTCCTGGTAGCTGTCAATGACCTCTTTTTTGTTGGTAA
This window encodes:
- a CDS encoding STAS domain-containing protein, which translates into the protein MEIKQRMVDDVVILDIDGKILLGEGDVQLRETIQQLTQAGHKKLLLNLANVPYVDSAGLGEMVRSYTTVARDGGKLKLLNPTKRLQDLLTITKLITVFDHYDSEEEAIQSFQSA
- a CDS encoding secondary thiamine-phosphate synthase enzyme YjbQ, with translation MVVETKEFSLNTNGRDDIRDITDEVARILQSSRITSGVVTIFVAHATAGLTTIEYESGAISDFKQTLRRLIPEDPAYAHNRIDDNAHSHLRAALIGPSLSVPFVNKKLLLGTWQQIVLCDFDTSARRRRVICQIIGE